The Budorcas taxicolor isolate Tak-1 chromosome 2, Takin1.1, whole genome shotgun sequence genome window below encodes:
- the ARL6IP1 gene encoding ADP-ribosylation factor-like protein 6-interacting protein 1 isoform X1: protein MAEGDNRSTNLLAAETASLEEQLQGWGEVMLMADKILRWERAWFPPAIMGVVSLVFLTIYYLDPSVLSGVSCFVMFLCLADYLVPILAPRIFGSNKWTTEQQQRFHEICSNLVKTRRRAVGWWKRLFTLKEEKPKMYFMTMIISLAAVAWVGQQVHNLLLTYLIVTFLLLLPGLNQHGIISKYIGMAKREINKLLKQKEKKNE, encoded by the exons GCTGCAGAGACTGCAAGTCTGGAAGAGCAGCTGCAAGGATGGGGAGAAGTGATGCTGATGGCAGATAAAATCCTCCGATGGGAAAGAGCCTGGTTTCCACCTGCCATCATGGGTGTGGTTTCTTTGGTGTTTCT gactATCTACTATCTAGATCCATCTGTTCTATCTGGTGTttcctgttttgttatgtttttgtGCTTGGCTGACTACCTTGTTCCCATTCTAGCACCTAGAATTTTTGGCTCCAATAAATG GACCACCGAGCAACAGCAAAGATTCCATGAAATTTGCAGCAATCTAGTAAAAACTCGACGCAGAGCTGTGGGCTGGTGGAAACGCCTCTTTACACTAAAGGAAGAAAAGCCTAAAATG taCTTCATGACCATGATCATTTCTCTTGCTGCGGTTGCTTGGGTGGGACAGCAAGTCCACAACCTCCTTCTCACCTACCTGATAG tgaCTTTCTTACTTTTGCTTCCTGGACTGAACCAACATGGGATCATTTCGAAATACATTGGAATGGCCAAAAGAGAGATAAACAAGCTtctcaaacaaaaagaaaagaaaaatgaataa
- the ARL6IP1 gene encoding ADP-ribosylation factor-like protein 6-interacting protein 1 isoform X2, translating into MAEGDNRSTNLLAAETASLEEQLQGWGEVMLMADKILRWERAWFPPAIMGVVSLVFLTTEQQQRFHEICSNLVKTRRRAVGWWKRLFTLKEEKPKMYFMTMIISLAAVAWVGQQVHNLLLTYLIVTFLLLLPGLNQHGIISKYIGMAKREINKLLKQKEKKNE; encoded by the exons GCTGCAGAGACTGCAAGTCTGGAAGAGCAGCTGCAAGGATGGGGAGAAGTGATGCTGATGGCAGATAAAATCCTCCGATGGGAAAGAGCCTGGTTTCCACCTGCCATCATGGGTGTGGTTTCTTTGGTGTTTCT GACCACCGAGCAACAGCAAAGATTCCATGAAATTTGCAGCAATCTAGTAAAAACTCGACGCAGAGCTGTGGGCTGGTGGAAACGCCTCTTTACACTAAAGGAAGAAAAGCCTAAAATG taCTTCATGACCATGATCATTTCTCTTGCTGCGGTTGCTTGGGTGGGACAGCAAGTCCACAACCTCCTTCTCACCTACCTGATAG tgaCTTTCTTACTTTTGCTTCCTGGACTGAACCAACATGGGATCATTTCGAAATACATTGGAATGGCCAAAAGAGAGATAAACAAGCTtctcaaacaaaaagaaaagaaaaatgaataa